ATTCGGAATGGCCAGCTTGTTTTTTGTCGGCTGTCTTCTGCTGTCTTGGATTCGCGGCGACGACAGCCTGCCGAACCATCACGGTTTCTCGGGGAGATGAAGCCGACCGTGGAGAAAAGCTTTCAGCTTTACGACATCGTGGAAATGAAAAAGCCGCACCCGTGCGGAACCAATGCCTGGAGAGTGATTCGCATGGGCATGGACATCCGCATCAAATGCACCGGGTGCGGGCACAGCGTCCTGATGCCCCGCAGGGAGTTTGTCCGCAAGATGAAGAAGGTACTGATTCCTTACCAGGACGACTCGCGACAGGATGAGTTGAAGACGGAATCTTGAACAAGACTTGAACGTTTGCAATCGGAGGAGAACCATGTTATCAACGGGAATTGTCGGGTTGCCCAATGTGGGCAAATCAACGCTGTTCAATGCGATTACACAGGCAGGTGCGGAAGCGGCCAACTATCCCTTTTGCACCATCGATCCCAATGTGGGTGTCGTGGAAGTGCCCGATGAGCGGCTGGTCCACTTGCAGGAAATGTTTCAATCCAGGCGAGTGGTGCCGACCGCTTTTCAATTTGTCGATATCGCCGGCCTGGTGAAAGGAGCCAGCAAGGGAGAGGGGCTCGGCAACCAGTTTCTTGCCCATATTCGTGAAGTGGATGCCATCGCCCACGTGGTCCGGTGTTTTGAGGACTCAGACATCACCCATGTGGCGGGCCGGATTGACCCGCTTGACGACATCCGCACCATCAACATGGAGCTCATCCTGGCCGATCTGGAAACAGTGGAGCGGCGCATCGAGCGCACGCGCCGGCAGGCCAAGAGCGGTGAGAAGAAGTTTCAGCAGGAATTGGCCGTCCTCGAGCGGCTGAAACAGGCGCTGGAAGAGGAAAGGCCGGCACGTCAGGTGGATTTGAGCGATGAGGAGCGTCTGCTGGTGCGGGATTTGCACCTCTTGACGATGAAGCCGGTGCTGTATGTGGCCAATGTCAGTGAGGAAGAGGTGGCCCGTCCCTTTGACAATCCTCATGTCCAGAAAGTGATGGAATTTGCCGCCGCCGAGGGGGCGGAAGTGGTTCCGATCAGTGCCCGGGTGGAGGCGGAGATCGCCGAGTTGCCCGCGGAGGAACGGGGGGAATTCCTGCGCGAGCTGGGGCTTGAGGCAGCCGGACTGGAGCGGTTGATCCGGCAGGCATACCGGTTGCTCGGACTGATCACCTTCCTGACGGCCGGTGAACAGGAAGTGCGGGCCTGGACGATTCGCCAGGGAACCAAAGCGCCCCAGGCGGCCGGTGTGATCCACAGCGACTTTGAACGGGGATTCATTCGGGCGGAAGTGGTGGCTTATGACGATCTGATGGCGGCCGGATCGATGGCGGCCGCCCGGGAAAAAGGACTGATCCGTCTGGAAGGGAAGGATTACGTGGTCCAGGACGGCGACGTGATCTACTTCCGCTTCAATGTCTGAAAAAGGCCATCAAGTCGACCTTTCACGCAGCTCCCGGCGGAGAAATTTGCCGGAAGCTGTTTTTGGTATTTCCGGCAAAAACTCCACCATCCGTGGATATTTGTAAGCCGCCATCCGTTCCTTGCAGAATTGGATGATCTCCTCCGCCGTCACCTTCCCCGCGTAATCCTCCCGGAGGGCCACGAAAGCTTTCACCGTTTCTCCCCGGTAGGGATCGGGCACGCCGACGACCGCCGCCTCCTTGACGGCTGGATGCTGATACAGGGTATCCTCCACCTCCCGTGGCCATACCTTGTACCCAGAGGCGTTGATCATGTCCTTTTTGCGGTCGACGACGTAAAACCAGCCTTCTTCGTCCATGACCACGACGTCTCCGGTCAGGAAGTACCCGTTGTGAAACGCCTTTTCGGTGGCTTCGGGCTTCTGCCAATAACCGGAGAAAATCATCGGGCCGCGTACGGCAAATTCGCCCGCTTCACCGACGCCCACTTCGCGGTCGGGGTCTTCCAAATCGACCACCTTCGCGTCCACATTGGGAATGGGCACGCCGACCGACAGCGCGCCGCTGCCGGGATCGACAGGGGCCTTTGCGCCCATCGGCACGGCATGGGTGGGCGAGTTGCTTTCCGTCAACCCGTAGATGTTGTGAATGTAGGCGCCGAATTGCCGTTCGAACTGTTCGACCAGGCTGGGCGCAATCGGCGCACCCCCACTGTAACATTTCCGCAGCGAACGGACATCCGCGTGTTTGGCGCCGGGAGCGTTCATCAAGGCGATGTAGGCCGTGATGGAGGCCACGGTCATCGTCGGCTGCCACGTTTCGATCATGCGCAAGGCCTCTTCCGAATCAAAGCGGTGGAACAAAACCAGCGGCACCCCCGCCAAGGCAGCCAGGGCTGCGTGGCCGACGATGCCGGTGATGTGAAAGAGCGGCGCCATGCCGAACACCGTGTCGTCCGGCCCGATTTGCATCCAGGTGCGGTACGCATTGGCGTTGAACGCGATGTTCCGGTGGAGGTTCATCGCTCCCTTGGGCAAACCGGTGGTCCCGGAAGTATAGACCAGGTACGCCGTGTCTTCCGGCCTCACCTCGGCCCGCGCACCCGGATCGGGCGCCGTTTGTTCCAACGCCGGAAACAGGTCGACCGTGCCGGCCGGCACCGTTTTTTCCGTCTGGGTCAAGAGCGTGATCTGACGCCAGCGGTCGCCGGACAACCCGTCGGCCTCATGGGTGGTGACCACCTGTTCGACAGCCGTCTCGCCGATCACCGTCTCTGCATGGGCGGCATACAGGGAGTCCAGCGCCACCAGGACCTTGGCTCCGGAGTCTTGCAGGTGATACCGGACTTCCTTTTCCTTGAACATGGGGTTGAGGGGCACCACGATGGCGCCCCGCTTCCACGCGCCGTACTGGGCGATGAGAAACTGGGGATTGTTCTGCAGGTAGAGCGCCACCCGGTCGCCTGGGCCGACGCCCCACCGGGCGAGCAGGGTGGCGAACCGGTCGGCCAAATCGTTCAACCGGCGATAGGAGATCGTCTCATAGAAATAATGGATCGCTGGCGCCTCCCCCGCCCTTCGGACGCTTTCTTCAAAGAGATCGATCATGCTCTTCTGGGGTAAGGGGAGTTCGCTTGGAACAAATGCCGGATAATGTTTCAACCACGGTTTGTGCGCATACACGGATGCCATGGTTTCGCCTCCTTCCAAGGATCAACGGGGACCTTATTTCACACCAACCGGATGAGGAATGGACCTCTCCCCGCGCAGGTATATTTCTTTTGTTGCTATATTTTTTATGGCAGTATTTTATTTATAAAGCATAGAGACCTCACTCCTTTTTACCGCGCGTTCAAGCACAGTGTTTTTTTTTTGCCCTAGTGAGGTCTCTTTCCCTTTTGTTTCCGCTTTTATTCCGCTTTTTTCCTTCCCTGAACACCTACTTAAAACTTTGCATGCTTGACCGCCCTTGTGTTGAACATCGCGATCTGTCTATTGCTACAACAGTTATTAGGATCCTTCAAACCATCTGCGTGCGTTATCCACCATCATGAGATGAATTTGTTCATCGGTCACCCCAGCCCGTTTTAATTCCGGGATCACTTCGGTGAGCACATAAGTCATCGACCACTTGGGGAACATCTGACGTGCTGTCTCTTCTGGAAACCAGTCGATGGTGCAACAATAATCCTGCGAGAGTAACATCCGATCTGCATAGCCACGCTTGGCCAACTCCACCACAGTGGCGTTTCGCCGTTCAGTTGAACAGCCAAACTGACCCGTCAATCCATAGCGATCCATTCCCATGAACGGTCCCCTGTCCACCACCTGAAGAAGATACTCCAGGCTGTCTGTATCACCACAATGACCGATCAATACCCGCTTCGGATCCACTCCTTCTTCTTCAAAAATGTCCATTTGTTTTAACCCTGTTCCGCTCGCCGGATGAGAGTGGGTCATAATAGGTACGCCCGTCCTCAGATGGGCACGAGCTGCCGCACGAAGCACCTTTTCCACGTCAGGGGTGATGCCCTGCGCATCTGTTGCACATTTTATAAAACCAGCCTTGATATCGGTGTTTTGGATGCCCACTTCAATATCACGGACAAACAGGTCGGCCATATAGTCAATATCCCTGTTCTGAAAGTGTGGCGGAACGTAGTGGTAGGAATAGATGCCGGTTGCCGCAACAATTTGTACGCCGGTGGCTCGTGATACCCGTTCTATAAAACGGATGTCGCGACCCAGTTCCATAACTGTCGGATCGCAGATAGTCTTCACCCCGAGGGCCTTTGCCGCGTTCACCTGTTCGACAGCTTTGTTGAAATCATATTCATCGTCGTATAGGTGAGGAAATTGGAACGCGACCGATTCAGAACGTACCCTCATGTGCTCGTGGATCAGTGTCAAACCCAACTCACTCGAATCAACCGGACCTGTTACTGTGTTGACAGTTGTCATATACCCATCTCCCTTGTAATTAAAGTTCGTTCTTATTTGATTTATCTGATTCATTATTCATTTAGTCTTAGTTTAGGGAATAAAGTTTTATTTGTCAATAATGGGACAATGTGCAAACAGGGCTGACGTGCAATTGCATCCATATGAAAAATGTGTTATCATCCCGTAATGTGGATCTTTGTCTTTCCATATCAGACGATTCACTCCTTGCTCCCGCCAAGGGGGCCGTTTCAGTCCAGAAGGAGGTGCAAAGGATGCGGCCTTATGAAGTGATGTACATTTTGCGCCCAGACCTGGAGGAAGAGGCCATCAAAGAATTGGTCAGCCGCTTCCAGGATGTGGTGACAAGCCGCGGTGGAGAAATCACCCAGTTGAACGAAATGGGAAGGCGGCGGCTTGCTTATAAAATCGATCACTTCCGTGAGGGGTATTACGTGGTGATGAATTTCAACAGCGACCCGGAAGCTTCGACGGAGCTGGATCGGGTGCTGAAGATTTCAGACGCAGTGATTCGCCACATGATCATCCGGGATGACGAGTGATCAACATGCCTGCCTGACAGGCCGGCGGGGGAATGGGGGAGGAAAATGTTAAACCGCATCATCTTGATCGGGCGCTTGACGAGGGATCCGGAACTGCGCTATACGGCCAATGGCGTGGCAAGGACCACGTTTACCCTGGCTGTGGATCGTCCCTATACCAATCAGCAGGGCCAGCGGGAAGCCGATTTTATCAATATTGTGACCTGGCGGCAATTGGCCGAGCTGTGTGCCAATTACCTGCGCAAAGGACGGCTTGCTGCGGTGGAAGGGCGGCTGGAGATCCGCACTTTTGAAAATAACGAGGGCCAGAGGATTCGTGTGACGGAAGTGGTGGCGGATAACGTACGTTTTCTGGAATCCAGAAGTCAAAGTGCCTCTGGCGGTTCCTTCGGCGAGACTCCTCCATCCACCGGGTTTGGCGGCCCGCAACCATTTGGCGGCATGGATGACGATGCGGATCCGTTTGCCAATGAGGGAACGCCGATCGATATCTCGGAAGACGATTTGCCGTTTTAGGTTTCAGGATAAATCAATGGAAGCTGTTCAATGAAGTTGTTCAAAAGAAAGGGGGCAGAGTTCATGGCGCGCAGAGGACGCGGGAACCGGCGGAAAAAGGTTTGTTATTTTACCGTCAATAAGATTGAGAAAATCGACTACAAAGACGTCGAACTCCTGAAGCGGTTTATCAGCGAGCGCGGAAAAATCCTTCCCCGCCGTGTCACAGGGACCTCTTCCAAGTACCAGCGGAAGCTGACACGGGCCATCAAGCGGGCACGTCAGATGGCCTTGTTGCCGTACACAAACGAATAAACGGTCGCCAAGGGGACTTCGGTCCCCTTTTCTTTTGCCGCATCGTTGCAGGAATTGGACGATACCTGTGGAAATACATAGTACAATGTGTGGCAAGGGGGAAGGCCATGCCGGAAAAACAGGTCTTTATCGCCAAACAACTCAAAGTGGTGGACGGGTTAAAGACGGAGATGGCGGAGGCGCTGGCATCCCTGTTTCGTGGTTTGCATGAGGCGGATGACGAGGCGATTGTGGAAAACATGGCAGCCATGGTACTGCTCCATTATGCCCTGGCGAGGCGCTTGGGGATCCCGTTTTACCGGCTGGAAGAAAAGATGTTGGAACAGATCCGCCGGCAAAAGCAGCTTGGGCATCCGCTGGAAGAGTGGTATCAGGATTGGAGCGTCCTGGAGGAGTACTTGGCCGCCGGAAGGATTGGGGAATAAGTGGGGTGAAGGCTTGTGCGCATGGACACCAGAAGATTGACAGAAGGGGCAATGGTCAGCGGGATTTATGCCGTCCTCCTTTTGTTGTCCTATTTTACGCCTTTGGGCGTGGTGAGCACGTTGGTGCTGCCCGTTCCGTTTCTCGTCTACGCGGCACGGCACCGGGCGGGGGACTTGGTGGCGGTGGTCACCGTCTGCACGCTGCTGACCGTGATCCTGGTCGGGCTGCCGTCGGTGTTTCTGCCGCTCTGGTCGGGGCTTACAGGCGGGGTGATGGGCACGGTCTACCGGCTGCGCCGTGAGGCATACCTTGCTTTTTCAGCCGGGATGGTTGCCACGTTGGTTTCGTTTTTGTGCATGCTGGTAATTATGAATTTGTTTTTTTCCGTCAATATGCTGCAGGATCTGCGTCAGGCCATGGAGGAATCCCTGCGCATGACCCAGTCCTGGCTGGAAAGCATGGGACTTGACGTGCCAGAGAATCCGCAGTTGGCACAGTTGCCGGACATGCTCGTCCGGATGTTTCCTTTTCTGCTTTTCTTTTCGTCAGCAACCGTCAGCCTGCTGACGCACTGGATCGGGGGAACCGTTTTGCGGCGCCTGGGCACTTCCGCGCCGCGTCTGCCCGCATTCCATACCTGGCGCTTTCCCCGTCTGTTGCTCTTTCTCTATTTGCCCGTCCTGTTATATATGTTGATCCCTCCATCCTCCCGCGTGGCGGCGTTGGAACCGGTGCTCATCAACCTGCAGGCGGCTTTTGAAGTGTTGTTTATCATTCAGGGGCTCTCTTTTGTCTTTTTTCTGGCAAAAGCGCGCAACCTGCATAAGTCCGTTCCCGTCCTGGCGGTGGTTGGCCTGATTCTCCCACCTTTTTCCTTGTTATTTTCCCTGGTGTTGAGTATTCTGGGGATTGTGGATGTGGGTTTTCCGTTGCGCGAGCGGATTTCGTCCCTTTGAGCGGTGTCATCCCTTGAATTTAAAGGAGGTCAAAGGGTGCCTGAGTTTATTCATCGGCGCTGGCATGGATTGCATATGATCCTGGCCTTTGTGCTCCTGGCCATCTTGACCATCCTCTTGTTTTTGTATCATTGGCTGTATCTCTGGGTGGGGGGAATGGCCATTCTCGGATTGGCCATCTACGCCTGGTACGCGGAAAAATCGTTTCGCGAAGACTTCATCGGCTATGTCGCCACCTTGACCTACCGGATTCGCCGCGCTGGTGACAAGGTGGTCCAGCGCACGCCGGTCGGGATGATCCTTTTCAACGAGGAAGGGGTTGTGGAGTGGCACAATCCTTTCATCAGTGAGCTCCTGCAGATTCCCAATTTCGTCAGCGTGCCGCTGCTTGAGGTGTTGCCGGTGCTGGCGGGGAAGCTTGGGGAAGACGGACGGCACCAGATCACCTGGCGCAAACAGGTGCTGGACGTGCAGGTATACGCGGAGGAACGGCTCCTTTTCGTCAGTGATGTCACGGAATTTGCCCGGCTCAAGGAGCGGTACCAGCAGGAACAGGTGGCGATCGGCATCGTCCAGATCGACAACCTGGAAGAAGTTTCCCAGGGGATGGATGAGAAAAACCACACCTTGCTGCTGGCCGAGGTGACGCGGACGATTACCGACTGGGCGGCGGAATATTCCATGTTCATCCGGCGCCTGACCAACGACAAGTTTCTCGTCGTCACGGATCTGGAGCACCTGCAAAAGCTGCAGGAAGATCGGTTTCAGATTATCGATCGGGTACGGGAGATGACGCAGAATCAACCGATTCCCTTTACGCTGAGCATCGGTTTCGGGGCGGGAGGCAGGTCCGCCCCGGAAGTGGGCCAGATGGCTTCTTCCAGCTTGGAGATTGCCCTTGGCCGCGGCGGCGATCAGGCGGCGGTGCGGATCGGTGAGAAACTGACCTTTTACGGCGGAAAGTCCAGCGCGGTGGAGAAGCGAACGCGCGTCCGCGCCCGTGTCATCTCGCATGCGATGCGGAACCTCATTCTGGAAAGCGATTTGGTCCTCA
The Bacillus thermozeamaize DNA segment above includes these coding regions:
- a CDS encoding DUF951 domain-containing protein; the encoded protein is MKPTVEKSFQLYDIVEMKKPHPCGTNAWRVIRMGMDIRIKCTGCGHSVLMPRREFVRKMKKVLIPYQDDSRQDELKTES
- a CDS encoding redox-regulated ATPase YchF, producing MLSTGIVGLPNVGKSTLFNAITQAGAEAANYPFCTIDPNVGVVEVPDERLVHLQEMFQSRRVVPTAFQFVDIAGLVKGASKGEGLGNQFLAHIREVDAIAHVVRCFEDSDITHVAGRIDPLDDIRTINMELILADLETVERRIERTRRQAKSGEKKFQQELAVLERLKQALEEERPARQVDLSDEERLLVRDLHLLTMKPVLYVANVSEEEVARPFDNPHVQKVMEFAAAEGAEVVPISARVEAEIAELPAEERGEFLRELGLEAAGLERLIRQAYRLLGLITFLTAGEQEVRAWTIRQGTKAPQAAGVIHSDFERGFIRAEVVAYDDLMAAGSMAAAREKGLIRLEGKDYVVQDGDVIYFRFNV
- a CDS encoding acyl-CoA synthetase, which translates into the protein MASVYAHKPWLKHYPAFVPSELPLPQKSMIDLFEESVRRAGEAPAIHYFYETISYRRLNDLADRFATLLARWGVGPGDRVALYLQNNPQFLIAQYGAWKRGAIVVPLNPMFKEKEVRYHLQDSGAKVLVALDSLYAAHAETVIGETAVEQVVTTHEADGLSGDRWRQITLLTQTEKTVPAGTVDLFPALEQTAPDPGARAEVRPEDTAYLVYTSGTTGLPKGAMNLHRNIAFNANAYRTWMQIGPDDTVFGMAPLFHITGIVGHAALAALAGVPLVLFHRFDSEEALRMIETWQPTMTVASITAYIALMNAPGAKHADVRSLRKCYSGGAPIAPSLVEQFERQFGAYIHNIYGLTESNSPTHAVPMGAKAPVDPGSGALSVGVPIPNVDAKVVDLEDPDREVGVGEAGEFAVRGPMIFSGYWQKPEATEKAFHNGYFLTGDVVVMDEEGWFYVVDRKKDMINASGYKVWPREVEDTLYQHPAVKEAAVVGVPDPYRGETVKAFVALREDYAGKVTAEEIIQFCKERMAAYKYPRMVEFLPEIPKTASGKFLRRELRERST
- a CDS encoding aryldialkylphosphatase, with product MTTVNTVTGPVDSSELGLTLIHEHMRVRSESVAFQFPHLYDDEYDFNKAVEQVNAAKALGVKTICDPTVMELGRDIRFIERVSRATGVQIVAATGIYSYHYVPPHFQNRDIDYMADLFVRDIEVGIQNTDIKAGFIKCATDAQGITPDVEKVLRAAARAHLRTGVPIMTHSHPASGTGLKQMDIFEEEGVDPKRVLIGHCGDTDSLEYLLQVVDRGPFMGMDRYGLTGQFGCSTERRNATVVELAKRGYADRMLLSQDYCCTIDWFPEETARQMFPKWSMTYVLTEVIPELKRAGVTDEQIHLMMVDNARRWFEGS
- a CDS encoding 30S ribosomal protein S6 → MRPYEVMYILRPDLEEEAIKELVSRFQDVVTSRGGEITQLNEMGRRRLAYKIDHFREGYYVVMNFNSDPEASTELDRVLKISDAVIRHMIIRDDE
- a CDS encoding single-stranded DNA-binding protein, which encodes MLNRIILIGRLTRDPELRYTANGVARTTFTLAVDRPYTNQQGQREADFINIVTWRQLAELCANYLRKGRLAAVEGRLEIRTFENNEGQRIRVTEVVADNVRFLESRSQSASGGSFGETPPSTGFGGPQPFGGMDDDADPFANEGTPIDISEDDLPF
- a CDS encoding 30S ribosomal protein S18, which encodes MARRGRGNRRKKVCYFTVNKIEKIDYKDVELLKRFISERGKILPRRVTGTSSKYQRKLTRAIKRARQMALLPYTNE